A region from the Streptomyces lydicus genome encodes:
- a CDS encoding FAD-dependent oxidoreductase, translating into MSTPVAVIGAGPYGVSTAAHLRARGLPVRVFGAPMASWRTQMPAGMLLKSTPAASTIDVPQSGHTLGDFCAKTGEGPYPSDWDIVPIEVFIRYGQWVQQRTVPELEQVRVVSVDRRDGGFELKLDSGEQVGARAVVVATGLSGLAQLPPELAAAIPDGPSATGPVSHSSQHHDLSALAGREVVVIGAGQSALESAVLLAEAGAASVRVVARRQGAVGFGAPPDRQPRLRPPSPFGNAWSLHALTYYAGGFRRLPVPARRYLVRRVLGPLGAWWLRDRFAGRVQVTQGRRIVRATVRDGRPVLALRGADGQGGELAADHVLAATGYRMDLAALDFLGQGLRTGIVTRAGGPLLDAGFGSSVPGLYFTGLPAAASFGPVMRFVCGTEFASPRLARAVARAFG; encoded by the coding sequence GTGAGCACTCCGGTAGCGGTCATCGGGGCCGGCCCGTACGGCGTGTCGACGGCCGCGCACCTACGGGCGCGCGGTCTGCCGGTGCGGGTCTTCGGGGCGCCGATGGCGAGCTGGCGCACGCAGATGCCCGCGGGCATGCTGCTCAAGTCGACGCCGGCGGCTTCCACCATCGACGTCCCGCAGTCCGGCCACACCCTCGGCGACTTCTGCGCGAAGACGGGGGAGGGGCCCTACCCCTCGGACTGGGACATCGTCCCCATCGAGGTGTTCATCCGGTACGGGCAGTGGGTGCAGCAGCGCACCGTCCCCGAGCTGGAGCAGGTCAGGGTGGTCTCGGTCGACCGGCGGGACGGCGGCTTCGAGCTGAAGCTGGACAGCGGGGAGCAGGTCGGCGCGCGGGCCGTGGTGGTGGCCACCGGGCTGAGCGGGCTGGCGCAGCTGCCGCCGGAGCTGGCCGCCGCGATCCCGGACGGGCCGTCCGCGACGGGGCCGGTCTCGCACAGCTCACAGCACCACGACCTGTCCGCGCTGGCCGGCCGCGAGGTGGTGGTGATCGGCGCCGGGCAGTCGGCGCTGGAGAGCGCGGTGCTGCTCGCCGAGGCGGGCGCGGCGTCCGTACGGGTGGTGGCGCGCCGCCAGGGTGCGGTGGGCTTCGGGGCGCCGCCGGACCGCCAGCCCCGCCTGCGGCCGCCGTCGCCCTTCGGCAACGCCTGGTCGCTGCATGCCCTGACCTATTACGCCGGCGGCTTCCGCCGGCTGCCGGTGCCCGCCCGGCGGTATCTGGTGCGGCGGGTGCTCGGCCCGCTGGGGGCGTGGTGGCTGCGGGACCGTTTCGCCGGCCGGGTGCAGGTGACGCAGGGGCGGCGGATCGTACGGGCCACGGTCCGTGACGGCCGTCCCGTGCTGGCGCTGCGAGGGGCCGACGGGCAGGGCGGGGAGCTCGCCGCCGACCATGTGCTGGCCGCGACGGGCTACCGGATGGACCTGGCGGCACTGGATTTCCTGGGCCAGGGGCTGCGCACCGGGATCGTGACGCGGGCCGGCGGGCCGCTGCTGGACGCCGGCTTCGGCTCGTCCGTACCGGGGCTGTACTTCACGGGGTTGCCGGCGGCAGCCTCGTTCGGGCCGGTGATGCGCTTCGTGTGCGGCACGGAGTTCGCCTCGCCGCGGCTGGCACGGGCGGTGGCGCGGGCCTTCGGGTGA
- the fahA gene encoding fumarylacetoacetase codes for MPEQSPFDLAEGDPFGPHNLPYGVFSTADAPGQRRLGVRYGDRVLDLSALPSALPAAIHPHAELLAAPTLNPLLAAGRPVWQQIRAAVRSAVTDPAHRDEVAPLFHPLTEVTLHLPFEVADYVDFYASEHHATNVGRIFRPASAALPPNWKHLPIGYHGRAGTVVVSGTPVVRPHGQRKAPADETPAFGPSLRLDIEAEVGFVVGAPSTLHTPVPLGDFRDHVFGVCLLNDWSARDIQAWEYMPLGPFLGKSFATSVSAWITPLDALDEARTPPPARDVPLLPYLDDAGAEPGGIDIRIEVRINGETVSRPPFSTMYWTAAQQLAHMTVNGASLRTGDLFASGTVSGPDPDQLGCLLELTQGKGPYLQDGDEVTLTAWAPGPEGARIGLGEVTGRILPAG; via the coding sequence ATGCCCGAGCAGAGCCCGTTCGACCTGGCGGAAGGCGATCCCTTCGGCCCGCACAACCTGCCCTACGGTGTGTTCAGCACCGCCGACGCGCCCGGTCAGCGGCGCCTCGGCGTCCGCTACGGCGACCGGGTCCTCGATCTGAGCGCACTGCCGAGCGCCCTGCCCGCCGCCATCCATCCGCACGCCGAACTGCTCGCGGCCCCGACCCTCAACCCGCTGCTGGCGGCCGGCCGTCCCGTCTGGCAGCAGATCCGGGCGGCCGTCCGCAGCGCCGTGACCGACCCGGCGCACCGCGACGAAGTGGCACCGCTGTTCCATCCGCTCACCGAGGTCACGCTGCACCTCCCCTTCGAGGTCGCCGACTACGTCGACTTCTACGCCAGCGAGCACCACGCCACCAACGTCGGCCGGATCTTCCGCCCGGCGTCCGCGGCACTGCCCCCCAACTGGAAGCACCTGCCGATCGGTTACCACGGCCGGGCGGGCACCGTCGTCGTCAGCGGCACCCCGGTCGTCCGGCCGCACGGCCAGCGCAAGGCCCCCGCGGACGAGACGCCCGCCTTCGGCCCCTCCCTCCGCCTCGACATCGAGGCCGAGGTCGGCTTTGTCGTCGGCGCACCCTCCACACTGCACACACCCGTCCCGCTGGGCGACTTCCGCGACCACGTCTTCGGCGTCTGCCTGCTCAACGACTGGTCCGCGCGCGACATCCAGGCCTGGGAGTACATGCCGCTCGGCCCCTTCCTGGGCAAGTCCTTCGCCACCTCCGTCTCCGCCTGGATCACCCCGCTCGACGCCCTCGACGAGGCCCGGACGCCGCCGCCCGCCCGGGACGTGCCGCTGCTGCCCTACCTCGACGACGCGGGCGCGGAGCCGGGCGGCATCGACATCCGCATCGAGGTGCGCATCAACGGCGAGACCGTCTCCCGGCCGCCGTTCTCCACCATGTACTGGACGGCCGCCCAGCAGCTCGCCCATATGACCGTCAACGGCGCCTCGCTGCGCACCGGCGACCTCTTCGCCTCCGGCACCGTCTCCGGCCCCGACCCCGACCAGCTCGGCTGTCTGCTGGAGCTCACCCAGGGCAAGGGCCCCTACCTCCAGGACGGCGACGAGGTCACCCTCACCGCCTGGGCGCCCGGCCCCGAGGGCGCCCGGATCGGCCTGGGCGAGGTCACCGGCCGCATCCTGCCCGCCGGATGA
- a CDS encoding GOLPH3/VPS74 family protein gives MTEPPLTLPEELLLLALDPVGGRPLNRGAYLRYGLAGAALADLEGAGRITVEGRDRIVVTNPLSLGDPVLDGALAALPEGAKQRRGGTARRWVRGAGRPVQELCLHRLEERGALRREARRALGLFPYERFPAGPVDLAGPARERFAAALGAGFPDRRSRLLAALASATDLDRRLLPGREYRTVRREMKRWTREIWTVHAVERAVRQDKEAASNAAS, from the coding sequence ATGACCGAGCCGCCGCTCACCCTCCCCGAGGAGCTGCTGCTGCTCGCCCTCGACCCGGTCGGCGGCCGGCCGCTGAACCGCGGCGCGTACCTGCGGTACGGGCTGGCCGGTGCGGCACTGGCCGATCTGGAGGGGGCCGGGCGGATCACCGTCGAGGGCCGCGACCGGATCGTGGTGACCAACCCGCTGTCGCTGGGCGATCCGGTGCTGGACGGCGCGTTGGCGGCGCTGCCGGAAGGGGCCAAGCAGCGCCGGGGCGGCACGGCGCGCCGCTGGGTGCGCGGCGCCGGACGACCCGTTCAGGAGCTGTGCCTGCACCGGCTGGAGGAGCGCGGCGCGCTGCGCAGGGAGGCCCGGCGGGCCCTGGGCCTCTTCCCCTACGAGCGCTTCCCGGCCGGGCCGGTGGATCTGGCCGGACCGGCCCGGGAGCGCTTCGCCGCGGCACTCGGCGCCGGGTTCCCCGACCGCCGCAGCCGGCTGCTCGCCGCGCTGGCCTCGGCGACCGACCTCGACCGCAGGCTCCTGCCGGGCCGCGAGTACCGCACGGTGCGCCGCGAGATGAAGCGCTGGACGCGGGAGATCTGGACGGTGCATGCGGTGGAGCGCGCCGTACGGCAGGACAAGGAGGCGGCGTCGAATGCGGCCTCCTGA
- a CDS encoding NADH-quinone oxidoreductase subunit M encodes MSFPLLTAVAVVPAAGAIATAALPAAKRTAAKWLALLFSLATFALALVVAFRFDPGAKGPFQLTESHAWISDFGVRYELGVDGIAVALIALTTLLIPFVILAGWHDADPLEEATPNRRWRPTQGFFALILSVEAMVVLSFEATDVFLFYLFFEAMLIPMYFLIGGFGDRAGGDGEERDAGRRSSAAVKFLLYNLAGGLIMLAAVIGLYAVTADQLGTGTFSLQQIVEARAAGKLDIAAGTERLLFLGFFFAFAVKAPLWPLHTWLPGAMGESTSPVAVLITAVVDKVGTFAMLRFCLQLFPGASSWATPVILVLALISVLYGALLAVAQRDIKRLIAYASISHFGFIIMGIFAMTSQGQSGATLYMVNHGISTAALMLVAGFLIGRRGSRLIADFGGVQKVAPVLAGTFLIGGLATLSLPGLAPFVSEFLVLVGTFSRYPVIGIIATLGIVLAALYVLVLYQRTMTGPVKEDVRSMPDLRVRELVVVAPLIALLLFLGAYPKPLTDLVNPAVGHTLSVVDKKDPKTPVRVDAVPGGGRAGHTVRPQDVEAAK; translated from the coding sequence ATGTCGTTTCCCCTGCTGACAGCGGTGGCCGTGGTGCCGGCGGCCGGTGCGATCGCCACCGCCGCGCTGCCCGCCGCCAAGCGCACCGCGGCCAAATGGCTCGCGCTGCTGTTCTCGCTGGCCACCTTCGCGCTGGCGTTGGTGGTCGCCTTCCGCTTCGACCCCGGCGCCAAGGGCCCCTTCCAGCTCACCGAATCGCACGCTTGGATCAGCGACTTCGGTGTCCGCTACGAACTCGGTGTGGACGGCATCGCGGTCGCCCTGATCGCGCTGACCACCTTGCTGATCCCGTTCGTCATCCTGGCCGGCTGGCATGACGCCGATCCCCTCGAAGAGGCCACGCCCAACCGGCGCTGGCGGCCCACCCAGGGTTTCTTCGCGCTGATCCTGTCCGTCGAGGCGATGGTGGTCCTCTCCTTCGAGGCCACCGATGTCTTCCTCTTCTACCTCTTCTTCGAAGCCATGCTGATCCCGATGTACTTCCTCATCGGCGGCTTCGGGGACCGGGCGGGCGGGGACGGCGAGGAACGGGACGCGGGCCGGCGTTCGTCGGCCGCGGTGAAGTTCCTGCTCTACAACCTCGCCGGCGGACTGATCATGCTGGCCGCGGTGATCGGGCTGTACGCCGTCACCGCCGACCAGCTCGGCACCGGCACGTTCTCGCTCCAGCAGATCGTCGAGGCGCGGGCGGCCGGCAAGCTGGACATCGCAGCCGGCACCGAACGGCTGCTCTTCCTCGGCTTCTTCTTCGCCTTCGCGGTGAAGGCGCCGCTGTGGCCGCTGCACACCTGGCTGCCCGGTGCCATGGGCGAGTCGACCTCGCCGGTCGCGGTGCTGATCACCGCGGTCGTCGACAAGGTCGGCACCTTCGCGATGCTCCGCTTCTGCCTCCAGCTCTTCCCCGGGGCCAGCAGCTGGGCCACCCCGGTCATCCTCGTCCTCGCGCTGATCAGCGTGCTCTACGGAGCGCTGCTGGCGGTCGCCCAGCGGGACATCAAGCGGCTGATCGCCTACGCCTCGATCTCCCACTTCGGGTTCATCATCATGGGCATCTTCGCGATGACGTCCCAGGGCCAGAGCGGCGCGACGCTCTACATGGTCAACCACGGCATCTCGACCGCCGCGCTGATGCTGGTGGCCGGCTTCCTGATCGGCCGCCGCGGCTCGCGCCTGATCGCGGACTTCGGCGGCGTCCAGAAGGTCGCCCCGGTCCTCGCCGGCACGTTCCTCATCGGAGGCCTGGCCACCCTGTCGTTGCCCGGCCTGGCCCCGTTCGTCAGTGAATTCCTGGTCCTGGTCGGCACGTTCAGCCGCTACCCGGTGATCGGCATCATCGCCACCCTCGGCATCGTCCTCGCCGCGCTGTACGTCCTCGTCCTCTACCAGCGCACGATGACCGGGCCGGTGAAGGAGGACGTGCGGAGCATGCCGGACCTGCGGGTGCGGGAGCTGGTGGTGGTGGCGCCGCTGATCGCGCTGCTGCTCTTCCTCGGGGCGTACCCCAAACCGCTCACCGACCTCGTCAATCCGGCGGTCGGCCACACCCTGTCCGTCGTGGACAAGAAGGACCCCAAGACCCCTGTGCGGGTGGACGCCGTGCCCGGTGGAGGCCGGGCCGGCCATACCGTGCGCCCTCAAGACGTGGAGGCCGCGAAGTGA
- the nuoL gene encoding NADH-quinone oxidoreductase subunit L, with translation MENLIALLVAAPLVGAALLLCGGSRLDRTGHLIGTLFSVASFALGVVLFADMLGKSADDRALHQHLFTWIPVGGFRADIAFQLDQLSMTFVLLITGVGSLIHIYSIGYMEHDERRRRFFGYLNLFLAAMLLLVLADNYLLLYVGWEGVGLASYLLIGFWQHKPSAATAAKKAFLVNRVGDMGLSIAIMLMFTTFGTFAFGPVLAATGDASEGKLTAIGLMLLLAACGKSAQVPLQSWLGDAMEGPTPVSALIHAATMVTAGVYLITRSGAVFNAAPTAQLAVVVVGAVTLLFGAIVGCAKDDIKKALAGSTMSQIGYMILAAGLGPIGYAFAIMHLVTHGFFKAGLFLGAGSVMHGMNDEVDMRRYGGLRKYLPVTFVTFGLGYLAIIGFPGLSGFFSKDKIIEAAFAKGGTEGWILGGAALLGAAITAFYMTRVMLMTFFGEKRWNPDEVHPHESPKVMTVPMIVLALGSVFAGGLFSINEAFVKWLEPVTSFAHGHSPVSATTVTASTIVVLLIGVGIAWLMYGRKPVPALAPRGSLLTRAARRDLLQDDFNHVVFVRGGEELTGTLVQLDRSLVDGAVNGTAASMGGLSGLLRRLQTGFVRSYAVQMLGGAAVLVAATLLMRGV, from the coding sequence GTGGAGAACTTGATCGCGCTGCTTGTCGCGGCACCGCTGGTCGGTGCGGCCCTGCTGCTGTGCGGCGGCAGCCGGCTCGACCGCACCGGCCACCTCATCGGCACGCTGTTCTCGGTGGCGTCGTTCGCCCTCGGGGTGGTGCTCTTCGCCGACATGCTCGGCAAGAGCGCCGACGACCGTGCCCTGCACCAGCACCTGTTCACCTGGATTCCGGTCGGCGGCTTCCGGGCCGATATCGCCTTCCAGCTCGACCAGCTGTCGATGACCTTCGTCCTGCTGATCACCGGTGTCGGATCGCTGATCCACATCTACTCGATCGGCTATATGGAGCACGACGAGCGGCGCCGCCGCTTCTTCGGCTACCTCAACCTCTTCCTCGCGGCGATGCTGCTTCTCGTCCTCGCCGACAACTACCTCCTGCTGTACGTCGGCTGGGAGGGCGTCGGCCTCGCCTCGTACCTCCTCATCGGCTTCTGGCAGCACAAGCCGAGCGCGGCCACCGCCGCCAAGAAGGCGTTCCTGGTCAACCGGGTCGGCGACATGGGCCTGTCCATCGCGATCATGCTGATGTTCACGACGTTCGGGACCTTCGCCTTCGGCCCGGTGCTCGCCGCCACCGGTGACGCCTCCGAGGGCAAGCTGACCGCCATCGGGCTGATGCTGCTGCTGGCCGCCTGCGGCAAGTCGGCGCAGGTGCCGCTGCAGTCCTGGCTCGGTGACGCGATGGAGGGCCCGACCCCGGTCTCGGCCCTGATCCACGCCGCCACCATGGTCACCGCCGGGGTGTATCTGATCACCCGCTCCGGGGCGGTCTTCAATGCCGCGCCGACCGCCCAGCTGGCGGTCGTCGTGGTCGGTGCGGTCACCCTCCTCTTCGGTGCGATCGTCGGTTGCGCCAAGGACGACATCAAGAAGGCGCTGGCCGGCTCGACGATGTCGCAGATCGGCTACATGATCCTGGCCGCCGGCCTCGGCCCGATCGGCTACGCCTTCGCGATCATGCACCTGGTCACCCACGGCTTCTTCAAGGCGGGTCTCTTCCTCGGCGCCGGCTCCGTGATGCACGGCATGAACGACGAGGTGGACATGCGCCGTTACGGCGGCCTGCGCAAGTACCTGCCGGTCACCTTCGTCACCTTCGGCCTCGGCTATCTGGCGATCATCGGCTTCCCCGGCCTCTCCGGCTTCTTCTCCAAGGACAAGATCATCGAGGCGGCGTTCGCCAAGGGCGGCACCGAGGGCTGGATCCTCGGCGGCGCGGCCCTGCTGGGCGCGGCGATCACCGCGTTCTACATGACCCGGGTGATGCTGATGACGTTCTTCGGGGAGAAGCGCTGGAACCCCGACGAGGTGCATCCCCACGAGTCGCCGAAGGTCATGACGGTCCCGATGATCGTGCTGGCCCTCGGATCGGTCTTCGCGGGCGGGCTGTTCAGCATCAACGAGGCCTTTGTGAAGTGGCTGGAGCCGGTCACCTCGTTCGCGCACGGGCACTCCCCGGTCAGCGCGACCACCGTCACCGCCTCGACGATCGTGGTGCTGCTCATCGGCGTCGGCATCGCCTGGCTGATGTACGGCCGCAAGCCCGTTCCGGCGCTCGCCCCGCGCGGTTCACTGCTGACCCGGGCGGCCCGCCGTGATCTGCTCCAGGACGACTTCAACCACGTCGTGTTCGTGCGCGGTGGGGAAGAGCTCACCGGCACACTCGTCCAGCTCGACCGCTCCCTCGTGGACGGCGCGGTCAACGGCACGGCGGCCTCGATGGGCGGACTCTCCGGCCTGCTGCGCCGGTTGCAGACCGGATTCGTCCGTTCGTACGCGGTCCAGATGCTGGGCGGCGCCGCCGTTCTCGTCGCCGCGACCCTGCTGATGAGGGGTGTCTGA
- the nuoN gene encoding NADH-quinone oxidoreductase subunit NuoN, whose product MSSVASVHSLWTVAAGAPGKIPAPHIEYAQLSPTLIVLGAAVAGILVEGFVPRRHRYFSQLLLTVVALAAAFAAVIGLAAGGFGSSKAHIAAMGALAVDGPALFLQGTILLVSLIAVFTFAERRLDPAAHGKRVDSFAAQAAAVPGGAAEQAAVKAGFTTTEVFPILLFAVGGMLVFPAANDLLTLFIALEVFSLPLYILCALARRQRLLSQESAVKYFLLGAFSSAFLLFGVALLFGYAGTVTYAGIAEVVSDGAKQIDPALAGTMGNDALLLIGAALVLMGLLFKVGAVPFHMWTPDVYQGAPTPVTGFMAAATKVAAFGALLRLLYVALPGLRWDWQPVMWGVAILTMLGGAIVAITQTDIKRLLAYSSIAHAGFILAGVIATSKDGISSVLFYLGAYSFVTLGAFAVVTLVRDAGGEATALSKWAGLGRRSPLVAAVFAVFLLAFAGIPLTSGFAGKFAVFKAAAQSGAGWLVVVGVISSAIAAFFYIRVIVLMFFNEPKADGPTVAVPSPLTTTAIAVGVTATLVLGLAPQYFLDLAGQAGVFVR is encoded by the coding sequence GTGAGTTCCGTGGCAAGCGTCCACAGCCTGTGGACAGTGGCGGCCGGTGCGCCGGGCAAGATCCCGGCACCGCACATCGAGTACGCCCAGCTGTCGCCGACGCTGATCGTCCTCGGCGCGGCGGTGGCCGGCATCCTCGTCGAGGGGTTCGTGCCGCGCCGTCACCGCTACTTCTCCCAGCTTCTGCTGACCGTGGTGGCGCTGGCCGCCGCGTTCGCCGCGGTGATCGGCCTGGCGGCCGGTGGCTTCGGCTCGTCCAAGGCGCATATCGCGGCCATGGGCGCGCTCGCCGTCGACGGCCCGGCGCTGTTCCTGCAGGGCACGATCCTGCTGGTGTCCCTGATCGCGGTCTTCACCTTCGCCGAGCGGCGGCTCGATCCTGCGGCACATGGAAAGCGGGTGGACTCCTTCGCGGCCCAGGCCGCGGCCGTACCCGGCGGCGCCGCCGAACAGGCCGCGGTGAAGGCCGGGTTCACCACCACCGAGGTCTTCCCGATCCTGCTCTTCGCGGTCGGCGGGATGCTGGTCTTCCCGGCGGCCAACGACCTGCTGACGCTCTTCATCGCGCTGGAGGTCTTCTCCCTCCCGCTGTACATCCTGTGTGCGCTGGCCCGCCGCCAGCGGCTGCTGTCGCAGGAGTCCGCGGTGAAGTACTTCCTCCTCGGCGCCTTCTCGTCGGCCTTCCTGCTGTTCGGCGTGGCCCTGCTGTTCGGCTACGCGGGCACGGTCACCTACGCCGGGATCGCCGAGGTGGTCTCGGACGGCGCCAAGCAGATCGATCCGGCGCTGGCCGGCACGATGGGCAACGACGCCCTGCTGCTGATCGGTGCGGCGCTGGTGCTGATGGGGCTGCTGTTCAAGGTCGGCGCGGTCCCCTTCCACATGTGGACCCCGGACGTCTACCAGGGCGCCCCGACCCCGGTCACCGGCTTCATGGCGGCCGCCACCAAGGTCGCCGCGTTCGGTGCGCTGCTGCGGCTGCTGTACGTCGCCCTGCCGGGCCTGCGCTGGGACTGGCAGCCGGTGATGTGGGGCGTCGCGATCCTCACGATGCTGGGCGGAGCGATCGTCGCCATCACCCAGACCGACATCAAGCGGCTGCTGGCCTACTCCTCCATCGCGCACGCCGGCTTCATCCTCGCCGGTGTCATCGCCACCAGCAAGGACGGCATCTCCTCGGTGCTCTTCTACCTCGGCGCCTACTCCTTCGTGACGCTCGGCGCCTTCGCCGTGGTCACCCTGGTGCGGGACGCGGGCGGCGAGGCCACCGCGCTGTCCAAGTGGGCCGGGCTCGGCCGGCGTTCGCCGCTGGTGGCCGCGGTCTTCGCGGTCTTTCTGCTGGCCTTCGCCGGTATCCCGCTGACCTCCGGTTTCGCCGGAAAGTTCGCGGTGTTCAAGGCGGCGGCACAGAGCGGCGCGGGCTGGCTGGTGGTCGTCGGTGTGATCTCGTCGGCCATCGCGGCGTTCTTCTACATCCGAGTGATCGTGCTGATGTTCTTCAACGAGCCCAAGGCGGACGGCCCGACCGTCGCGGTGCCCAGCCCGCTGACGACCACGGCCATCGCCGTCGGTGTCACGGCCACGCTGGTGCTCGGCCTGGCGCCGCAGTACTTCCTCGACCTGGCCGGCCAGGCCGGGGTCTTCGTGCGCTGA
- a CDS encoding polyprenyl synthetase family protein, translating into MTVVGPFGLSVRDQALEADVQAGLAAVEEGLLEATKSDVPFITGSAQHLVRAGGKRFRPLLVTLAAQFGDPYSPGVVPSAVVVELTHLATLYHDDVMDEAEVRRGVASANARWGNSVAVLTGDFLFARASHILADLGPEAVRIQAQAFERLVTGQILETAGPRDGRDPISHYLDVLAGKTGSLVAVACRFGAMMSGAEESTVNILTQYGERLGTAFQLADDVLDIASDSHESGKTPGTDLREGIPTLPVLHLRARAESDAATPEDRALAELLSGDLTDDARHAEALAGLRAHPALEEARRDTVRYAQEARAMLAPLPSCTAKSALEGLCDAVVHRAG; encoded by the coding sequence GTGACCGTCGTCGGGCCCTTCGGGCTGAGCGTGCGGGACCAGGCTCTTGAGGCCGATGTCCAGGCCGGGTTGGCGGCTGTCGAGGAGGGCCTGCTGGAGGCCACCAAGAGCGACGTGCCGTTCATCACCGGATCCGCGCAGCACCTCGTGCGCGCGGGCGGCAAGCGGTTCCGGCCGCTGCTGGTGACGCTGGCCGCCCAATTCGGTGACCCCTACAGCCCGGGCGTGGTGCCCTCCGCGGTCGTCGTGGAGCTGACGCACCTCGCGACGCTGTATCACGACGACGTGATGGACGAGGCCGAGGTGCGCCGCGGCGTGGCCAGCGCCAACGCCCGCTGGGGCAACTCCGTCGCGGTGCTGACCGGCGACTTCCTGTTCGCCCGCGCCTCGCACATCCTCGCCGACCTCGGGCCGGAGGCGGTCCGGATCCAGGCCCAGGCGTTCGAACGCCTGGTGACCGGCCAGATCCTGGAGACCGCGGGCCCGCGCGACGGCCGCGACCCCATCAGCCACTATCTGGACGTCCTGGCCGGCAAGACCGGTTCGCTGGTCGCCGTCGCGTGCCGGTTCGGCGCGATGATGTCGGGCGCCGAGGAGTCGACGGTCAACATCCTCACCCAGTACGGCGAGCGGCTGGGCACCGCCTTCCAGCTGGCCGACGACGTGCTGGACATCGCCAGCGATTCGCACGAATCGGGCAAGACGCCCGGCACGGACCTGCGGGAGGGCATCCCGACGCTGCCCGTGCTGCATCTGCGGGCACGCGCCGAGAGCGACGCCGCTACGCCCGAGGACCGGGCCCTCGCCGAGCTGCTGTCCGGGGATCTCACGGACGACGCCCGGCATGCCGAGGCGCTGGCCGGCCTGCGCGCCCACCCGGCGCTCGAAGAGGCCCGCCGCGACACCGTGCGCTATGCGCAGGAGGCCCGCGCGATGCTGGCGCCGCTGCCGTCCTGCACGGCCAAGTCGGCCCTGGAAGGGCTCTGCGATGCGGTGGTGCACCGGGCGGGCTGA
- a CDS encoding ATP-grasp domain-containing protein gives MARSAARPAVDRSVPGLIVKIGAYPLHHGGVGAIRSLGRLGVPMYAVTEDRFTPAALSRYLRGRFVWPTTGREEPDRLVTGLLRIGRRIGRPTLLLPTDEEAAVLIAEHAEALSGSFLFPRVAPGLPRRLASKQGLHELCAAHGVPSPAAVFPGSYADIEAYAGRARFPVVAKNREAFVRRERPAVAGTTRIGGPEQLLDLARDWGPRPGVILQEYLPREQAEDWIVHACFGADRAPLALFTGVKVRSWPPHAGMTACAYVVDNPELATLSAKFVDRIGFTGIADLDWRFDRRDGRYKLLDFNPRMGAQFRLFENAAGVDVVRAQHLELTGRTVPEGAQRAGRRFVVENVDLPARLAYRRSGSRPPHAPARASGTELAWFAGDDPLPFFTMLARSVGPGARHLRQLRRAGRRAGTEAPLRQGEGPK, from the coding sequence GTGGCTCGCAGTGCCGCACGGCCCGCGGTCGACCGGAGCGTTCCGGGGCTGATCGTGAAGATCGGGGCGTACCCCCTGCACCACGGAGGTGTGGGGGCGATCCGCAGCCTGGGGCGGCTCGGGGTGCCCATGTACGCCGTGACGGAGGACCGCTTCACACCGGCGGCCCTCTCCCGCTATCTCCGCGGCCGCTTCGTCTGGCCGACCACCGGGCGGGAGGAGCCGGACCGGCTGGTGACGGGGCTGCTGCGGATCGGCCGGCGGATCGGCCGCCCGACGCTGCTGCTCCCCACCGACGAGGAGGCGGCCGTGCTGATAGCCGAGCACGCCGAAGCGCTCTCCGGGTCGTTCCTCTTTCCCCGGGTCGCCCCCGGACTGCCGCGCCGGCTGGCCAGCAAACAGGGCCTGCACGAACTGTGCGCGGCCCATGGGGTGCCCTCGCCGGCCGCCGTCTTCCCCGGTTCGTACGCGGACATCGAGGCGTACGCCGGGCGCGCGCGCTTCCCGGTGGTGGCCAAGAACCGCGAGGCGTTCGTCCGGCGCGAACGGCCCGCCGTCGCGGGGACGACCCGGATAGGAGGGCCGGAGCAGCTGCTGGATCTGGCCCGTGACTGGGGTCCGCGGCCGGGCGTGATCCTGCAGGAGTATCTGCCGCGGGAGCAGGCCGAGGACTGGATCGTGCACGCCTGCTTCGGCGCGGACCGGGCACCGCTGGCGCTGTTCACCGGGGTCAAGGTGCGCTCCTGGCCGCCGCACGCCGGCATGACGGCCTGCGCGTATGTCGTCGACAACCCGGAACTCGCCACCCTGTCGGCCAAGTTCGTCGACCGCATCGGGTTCACCGGCATCGCCGATCTGGACTGGCGGTTCGACCGCCGCGACGGCCGGTACAAGCTGCTGGACTTCAATCCGCGGATGGGCGCGCAGTTCCGGCTCTTCGAGAACGCCGCCGGGGTGGACGTCGTCCGCGCCCAGCATCTGGAGCTCACCGGGCGCACCGTCCCCGAGGGGGCGCAGCGGGCCGGGCGCCGCTTCGTCGTCGAGAACGTCGATCTGCCGGCCCGGCTCGCGTACCGGCGCAGCGGCTCGCGTCCGCCGCACGCTCCGGCGCGGGCCTCGGGCACCGAGCTGGCGTGGTTCGCGGGCGATGACCCGCTGCCGTTCTTCACGATGCTGGCGCGGTCCGTCGGGCCGGGCGCCCGGCATCTGAGGCAGCTGCGGCGGGCGGGCCGCCGGGCGGGTACCGAGGCACCACTCAGGCAAGGGGAGGGACCGAAGTGA
- the nuoK gene encoding NADH-quinone oxidoreductase subunit NuoK yields MNPVNYLYLAALLFTIGAAGVLIRRNAIVVFMCIELMLNACNLAFVTFSRMHGNLDGQIIAFFTMVVAAAEVVVGLAIIVSIFRTRHTASVDDASLMKL; encoded by the coding sequence ATGAACCCGGTCAACTACCTCTATCTCGCCGCCCTGTTGTTCACCATCGGCGCGGCCGGGGTGCTGATCAGGCGGAACGCCATCGTGGTGTTCATGTGCATCGAGCTGATGCTCAACGCCTGCAATCTCGCCTTCGTCACCTTCTCGCGGATGCACGGGAATCTGGACGGCCAGATCATCGCCTTCTTCACGATGGTCGTCGCCGCGGCCGAGGTCGTGGTCGGCCTGGCGATCATCGTGTCGATCTTCCGCACCCGTCATACGGCCTCGGTCGACGACGCCAGCCTGATGAAGCTGTAA